One stretch of Schlesneria sp. DSM 10557 DNA includes these proteins:
- a CDS encoding DUF1501 domain-containing protein: MRQPQVLENAMNLTRRELLHRSAGGFGAIALAALCNDVDRAQASVTSNDPLAPRETHFPAKAQNVIFIFSTGGASHVDSFDYKPNLFRDHGKTITIDNWQGKKGEFHRVLKKPDWEFRPRGESGVYVSDLFPRIGSVIDDICVLNSVSGDHTGHDKATMGMHTGSFNTARPSIGSWVSYGLGTENRNLPSFMVFAASAPYAGAQTWGSDFLPGCHQGTHVVPGAEPLPNLVRATPAEEMQRSELDMLSRINRRHLEQRQADLALDARIRSFETAFGMQREAPAAFDVAEETNGTLDLYGLNRGDTTSFGWQCLVARRLIERGVRFIELIDTGSGSGSNWDSHGDMAAHGPLARAIDQPVAGLITDLKRRGLLESTLVVWTTEFGRTPYNLTAEAKGREHHHQVFSSWLAGGGVKGGMTYGTSDEHGIAVAENKVHVHDFHATILHLIGLDHERLTYRHAGRDYRLTDVHGRVVREIIA, from the coding sequence ATGAGACAACCTCAAGTGCTGGAGAATGCCATGAATTTAACTCGCCGGGAACTTCTGCATCGGTCGGCCGGTGGCTTCGGAGCGATTGCGCTGGCAGCGTTGTGTAATGACGTCGATCGGGCTCAGGCGTCGGTGACCTCAAACGATCCGCTTGCGCCCAGGGAAACGCATTTTCCTGCCAAGGCCCAGAATGTCATCTTCATTTTTTCGACGGGGGGGGCTTCGCACGTCGATTCATTTGACTACAAGCCGAATCTCTTCCGCGATCACGGTAAGACGATCACCATCGACAACTGGCAGGGAAAGAAGGGCGAGTTTCATCGCGTCCTGAAAAAGCCCGATTGGGAATTTCGTCCTCGAGGGGAAAGTGGCGTTTATGTCAGCGACCTGTTCCCCCGCATCGGCAGCGTGATCGACGATATTTGTGTCCTGAATTCTGTGTCGGGGGACCACACCGGACACGACAAGGCCACAATGGGGATGCACACCGGGTCGTTCAACACCGCACGTCCCAGTATCGGCTCATGGGTCAGTTACGGTCTCGGGACAGAAAACCGAAACCTCCCATCCTTTATGGTTTTCGCTGCCTCGGCACCCTATGCCGGGGCACAAACCTGGGGAAGTGACTTCCTTCCCGGTTGCCACCAGGGAACTCATGTCGTCCCGGGGGCCGAGCCGTTGCCGAATCTTGTCCGCGCGACGCCGGCAGAAGAGATGCAGCGGTCGGAACTGGACATGTTGTCCCGAATCAACCGTCGCCATCTGGAGCAGCGACAGGCAGACCTTGCCCTGGATGCCCGCATCCGTTCATTCGAAACGGCTTTCGGCATGCAGCGCGAAGCGCCTGCTGCCTTCGATGTGGCGGAAGAGACGAACGGAACGCTGGATCTTTACGGTCTGAACCGCGGAGATACGACCAGCTTTGGTTGGCAGTGCCTGGTTGCGCGCCGCCTGATCGAGCGTGGTGTGCGCTTTATCGAATTGATCGATACGGGCTCTGGTTCCGGCAGCAACTGGGACTCGCATGGGGACATGGCTGCACACGGTCCGCTGGCGCGTGCGATCGATCAGCCGGTTGCAGGTCTCATCACAGACCTGAAGCGTCGCGGACTCCTGGAATCGACACTCGTCGTCTGGACAACCGAATTCGGCCGCACCCCCTACAATCTCACCGCCGAAGCCAAAGGCCGGGAGCACCACCATCAGGTCTTCTCGTCGTGGTTGGCTGGGGGTGGCGTTAAGGGAGGGATGACCTACGGGACATCGGACGAGCACGGCATTGCGGTTGCTGAAAATAAGGTCCACGTCCATGACTTCCATGCCACAATCCTGCATCTGATCGGTCTTGACCACGAACGGCTGACATACCGCCACGCCGGACGCGATTATCGATTGACGGATGTTCATGGTCGTGTGGTGAGAGAGATCATTGCATAG
- a CDS encoding DUF1559 domain-containing protein translates to MKLRRKGFTLIELLVVIAIIAVLIALLLPAVQQAREAARRTQCKNNLKQLGLALHSYHDTFSTLPPGAIQVFETTARNEATWVSMILPYIDQAPLYNRADFNSCFGCVGGVGNPPNEIVSVSLPGMTCPSDPNSGKLAFNAYRRGNYVANSGIGALRSVTNPDDPSRLFPGPFTMNSKRSFRDFIDGTSNTAMVSELLNSTGDDFRGVMHYPEGSLYQHDRNPNTTIPDESRAAFCVNGLRYPCIGTSSSYADRALIYSARSQHIGGAHVTMADGAVRFISENLSLVIWQAIGTHKGNETIGEF, encoded by the coding sequence ATGAAGCTACGTCGCAAAGGTTTTACACTGATCGAGCTATTGGTCGTTATTGCGATCATTGCCGTCTTGATCGCTCTCTTGCTGCCCGCAGTTCAGCAGGCACGCGAAGCAGCTCGCCGAACACAATGTAAGAACAATTTGAAGCAACTGGGATTGGCACTGCATTCATACCACGACACGTTCAGCACGTTGCCTCCTGGCGCGATTCAGGTGTTTGAAACCACGGCACGCAATGAAGCCACCTGGGTCTCGATGATTCTGCCATACATCGATCAGGCCCCCCTCTATAATCGCGCTGATTTTAACTCTTGCTTTGGTTGCGTCGGTGGGGTCGGCAATCCTCCGAATGAGATTGTGTCAGTCTCGCTGCCCGGTATGACTTGTCCCTCGGATCCCAACTCCGGCAAGTTAGCTTTCAATGCCTATCGCCGTGGAAACTACGTTGCTAACAGCGGAATTGGTGCATTGCGTAGTGTCACGAATCCCGATGATCCATCACGCCTCTTCCCCGGTCCGTTCACGATGAACAGCAAGCGAAGCTTCCGTGACTTCATTGACGGAACCAGTAATACCGCGATGGTCTCGGAACTGCTGAATTCGACCGGCGACGATTTCCGCGGTGTGATGCACTATCCGGAAGGGTCTCTCTACCAGCACGATCGCAACCCTAACACCACGATCCCCGATGAGTCACGTGCCGCGTTCTGCGTAAACGGTCTGCGATACCCCTGTATCGGAACGTCGTCGAGCTACGCCGACCGTGCGTTGATTTACTCGGCTCGCAGCCAGCACATTGGTGGTGCTCACGTCACCATGGCCGACGGTGCCGTTCGATTCATCAGTGAGAACCTCAGCCTGGTGATCTGGCAGGCGATCGGAACACACAAAGGCAACGAAACGATTGGCGAGTTCTAA
- a CDS encoding sigma-70 family RNA polymerase sigma factor, producing the protein MIAKQEVHDSVVEPARPGTKFDRILKMQIEFIPSTEFEPMLLAKARLNVLEAVPLNGSVVRKDAASDESLKCLAPALGESLLSFAEEQHEFRRMNFLKFSAQRLQSTLDQSNPDARTIAEIERLLAEAQQTRDHLIRANMRLVVANSGKYCTTSYSFEDLVSDGTLALMEAVEKFDYQRGFRFSTYATHAIRRSFFRKIGRRQKDRARFTVTDPEVLTTAVDHREVDFDAPNETQLINHMLLVLSDHLTERELRVIEGRFGLKNEAEPRTLMELSSELGICKERVRQIEGIALGKLRTFAVKYSAKLA; encoded by the coding sequence GTGATTGCAAAACAAGAAGTGCACGACTCTGTTGTCGAGCCAGCAAGGCCGGGAACGAAGTTTGATCGCATCCTGAAGATGCAGATCGAATTCATCCCCAGCACAGAATTCGAGCCAATGCTGCTTGCTAAGGCTCGACTGAACGTCCTGGAAGCCGTTCCCCTGAATGGAAGCGTCGTACGCAAGGACGCGGCTTCAGACGAAAGCCTCAAATGCCTCGCACCGGCATTGGGTGAATCACTGCTGTCGTTCGCCGAAGAACAGCATGAATTTCGCCGTATGAATTTCCTGAAGTTCTCGGCTCAGCGTCTACAGTCGACACTGGATCAGTCGAACCCTGACGCACGAACGATTGCTGAGATCGAGCGGCTCCTCGCGGAAGCTCAACAGACACGAGACCACCTCATCCGCGCCAACATGCGGCTGGTTGTCGCAAATTCCGGTAAGTACTGCACTACCAGCTACAGCTTCGAAGACCTGGTGAGCGACGGAACACTCGCCCTGATGGAAGCGGTAGAGAAATTCGACTACCAGCGAGGTTTTCGTTTCAGCACCTACGCTACGCACGCCATTCGACGGAGCTTTTTCCGTAAGATTGGCCGCCGACAGAAGGACCGCGCACGGTTTACCGTGACGGACCCTGAAGTCTTAACAACTGCCGTTGACCACCGCGAAGTCGACTTCGATGCCCCGAACGAGACTCAGCTGATTAATCACATGTTGCTGGTGCTGTCAGACCACCTGACCGAGAGAGAACTCCGCGTGATCGAAGGTCGCTTCGGACTCAAGAACGAAGCAGAACCACGTACGCTGATGGAACTTTCGAGTGAACTGGGTATCTGCAAAGAACGCGTGCGTCAAATCGAAGGGATCGCACTGGGCAAACTGCGTACGTTCGCAGTGAAGTATTCCGCGAAACTCGCGTAA
- the rplU gene encoding 50S ribosomal protein L21, whose product MFAVFEDGSRQFRVQTGDVLAVDYRSDVEDGQTITFDKVLLANGGGASVVGQPVISGASVTAEVVIAELKGLKLEIQTFHRRNASRRHTGHRQKYTRVKITNISVPNLQVVERAASGEEAKSAEKSTVAS is encoded by the coding sequence ATGTTCGCAGTTTTTGAAGACGGAAGTCGCCAATTTCGCGTCCAGACGGGCGATGTCCTCGCCGTTGATTACCGAAGCGATGTGGAAGATGGGCAAACAATTACGTTTGACAAGGTTCTGCTAGCCAATGGCGGCGGAGCCAGCGTCGTTGGACAGCCTGTCATCTCCGGTGCGTCGGTCACCGCAGAAGTCGTTATCGCAGAACTGAAAGGCCTGAAACTCGAAATTCAGACCTTCCACCGCCGTAACGCTTCCCGGCGACACACTGGCCACCGCCAGAAATACACCCGCGTGAAGATCACCAACATCTCGGTCCCCAACCTCCAGGTTGTCGAACGAGCTGCCAGCGGTGAAGAAGCCAAGTCAGCCGAAAAGAGCACAGTCGCCTCCTGA